Below is a window of Malus domestica chromosome 13, GDT2T_hap1 DNA.
GGAAGGGAAGCAATTTTCAGGGAAGCTAAATTTTTGTGATGGATGTTTTAGCTCACTTTGTCATTTCCATCTCGAATCCCCATTTCTGGGACCGTTGTATCCTTAGTTATGCTCTTCATGTTTTTTACTTTGACTGTGCTGGAACTGGTTGTACTAGAGGCTTTGTTATTTAATgcttttttctataaaaaaaaatcacttgaaTAGACATAAATACCCTTAAGCTTTAAATAGCAACACCTCACTTCGTTATTCTTTCATGCTTTCCTTGAAATTCTTCTCAAAAATCCATTTTTTTCCGAAATATAATTTCTACAAAATTCACACAAAACACATCAAATCCAACTATCTTATACCAAAACATGACTAAATTAATAGGTAAAAGAGATACAAAATATACGTATTATGTCAACCTAACATAGGGCACTGAGATTTAGGCTCTATCAAGGCCTAAAAAATGGAGGCCATGGTTGAGAGAAATTGGATGAGGGAAGGCTATGGTTGAGGGAAATTGAACGGCTAgggtttttttgtgttttttttattttttatttttttgagagaaaacaaaataaatgagaGATGATGGAGAAGAGTGTGGTGAGCGGCGCTAAGGTAGAGAGAGCCAACAGCAGGGGCATAGAAAGCCAATGGCAAAATGGTAAATAAGTTGAAATTCACCTCAAAACATTGTTCATTAGAACAGTGCAATTAGATTCCTCACTTCAAACTAAAGTAATAGCCCATAGACTTGCAAGGGTGAGTTTGAACTTTGACAATTTTGTAATTTGGTTTGAAGAACCTCCTAATGTAATTCTTGATTTTCTTGATGAGGAAGATAGTACTACTGAGTAATTGTTAGGTGGGAGATGCTGTTTTTTCTTTCGTCCCGGCAAGGTTTTTATCAAAGCACATGTTAACGTATTACTTTTGTTATCAATGAATATCGTaactttttctaaaaaaaaattaatcataatttttattcaattaaaaacaatttaaaataccaataattaaaaaaaaaaaacaatgattaGAAAAACCGTATACCTAGCACgtgaaactcttctgggttttACGACTCGTCTGGTTCCAAGTCTcctcctccctttcctttctctttcaTGCTCATCGTTTTCACCATGAGGATCTAAATCAATTCTACTACTACACGACGTTGCACTGAAAATGCAAATATAGTTGAATAGGGGCTTTACTCATCCCTCTCTTAAAGTAGATGTCAATTTCTTTATTAGATTTGTTTAAATTGAAGGGCACATGTTTATATTTTTATCATGACGTCATCTATGAGCGCTAAATCTCAAAAGAATACTTTCTAGCGAAGcaaatttaaagttttatttgacTAAAACTGATCTGATTGCAAATTCAAAGCTCTATAGATTATGTATTAGTGAAAATTCGAACATCTTGTTCAATATATTTAGAAACACTCTTAAATTGAAGCGAATTTAAAGTTTTATTGGACTAAAACCGATCTGATTGCAAATTCAAAGCTCTATAGAATATGTGTAAGTGAAAATGTGAACATCATGTTCAATATATTTAGaaacacccttaaactgaagcaaatttaaagttttattgGACTAAAACCAATGTGATTGCAAATTCAAAGCTCTATAGATTATGTATAAGTGAAAATGCGAACATCCTGTTCAATATATTTAGAAACAACCTTAAACTGAACCGAAATTATTGTTTGGTTCGGTccggtttgattttttttttaattttaagttcgaatcaatttaattttggtttaattttttttcggttcagcttgatttggttttgtgacagcccgttcctaaaaattatggtttttataattttaatacatGAAAGGATGGAAATGCCCTATGGGCAAAGTGTGACATATTCGGatattttgtcatgtttatGACATATTCGGATAGAGCTCGATCTTAAGGATGCGTAGGCACAAGTAGAAGTGATTTTGAAATTTCAGTTAAAGTTTCATGGAATTACGAACCCGAAAGTATTTGGAATAAATCATTATGTTAATTATCCTACacgatattttattattattactaaatgattttatgatataggtgtgtgtgtgtgtgagggtgTGTGTGGGTGacggaaaggaagaaaaagaaaaagaaaaagggcatTGGCTGCCCAAtcggggaagaagatgaggaacGAACCAGGAGAAGAGGGAGGAGAGCCTAGCCAATCACAGGGAAGGACAGGGAGGGAAAGGAGTGAGGTGAGAAGCACCAAACCCGTGCCTTCATCCTTGTGACCCGTCCAACTCGAGTTAGGACCCGGACTTCTCTGAGCAAATTCTGGCGATATTCACCATTAATTCTGGTGAACCATAGCTCTTCAACACCTGCAATCATCATCTAACCTATatctcttccatttccacccaaaattagaaggaatttgGTTGACGTTTGGTGGAAAAACCACCATGGGTGCCGTGGGAAAGATTACTCGAAATCCACCAAAATGGAAACAATTTCATTCAATTACCACTACCAAAACACTCCcctagaacccaggaacaaatCCCAATCAGTTGTGGAGGCATCGGAACACGTTTGGAGGTCGAATCAAAACACACCCAATTCTAAGGTTTTGAcgggttttgatgaaattggagcctttacaggccaaattggccttggtcataGGTACAACAGTTGTTCTACTCTTTGAGATattcaattctgtaattttttagaatttttaaaaatagttgaattttccggcgagtcggggcggccgaccgccacccgcggtgGCGCATGTGGCGGCACGTGGCCTGTAGGCCAATGATGTTTTAATTAAGTGATATTAGATGCCCTGGGTTCACGATTGATATCCATATGACGTAATTTCATTATTTGGGTTTAGTTTCATTTCGACACGTGAATAGGTCAAAATATGAATCTACGATCCGAAcattggatcatcaccaaactttaatacattatagtgcataatatttgaggatcataggaacttactgattgggaatccgacgtatggatcttcccgaagtggatttgtaagtttataaaataaatgttaaccgtcatTTAGTTTTGGGCAATTGACGGAaatccgaccattggatcgtaatgaaattttagtatgttattctagaagcataatgtggatctttggaagttgcAGATTTGAAATCTGATATGCAGATCTTTCGGATCAAGTTACAGGGTTGTAGACCCTACCGTCGATCTTTGATCGACGGTTGACTTATGGTCAACGAGTCTAAAACTATTTTGTGATGTCCTTGAGAATATGCTTTATGCGAATTACGCATTCTTTTAGTAAGATTTCTGAGATGTGATTCGATAATTGGTCACAGGCACCAATCATTCGGGACGCCTCGATGTGCGTGCTAGAGAATCATAGtgtggactccaggtgagtggataTTTCCTTGCTTATCATATTTTCATGATTTGtaattctataaatgcttttaaataaaactgagaAATGTATGCCATGacataaatatatttatatgttataaaatactatgagatggttgagtttagatttcatcgtgatatatccatatgcgtattactataaatgattattgtgaactacgaatggcttgatccctgcttagggtacgtaggcagtctaacgagacgttagatgcagccatataagaaatgagatttAATAATCAAGACCATagccttgtttaaggaattgagcaatgtgtgtgggcttttggttttaggtatatatgtatacacttgatgtttttcccagaaaatgcaattaaatgatttatgctttaaaaatgcCGCGCCTATTGCATAATGCTTAAACGATGAGTTgaattgtttgcatatatatataattgtggtgctgtgaacgttctgaagtgcaaaggtgaatgcAGGACACacatgtaagttcaggtaagttcaggtaagtttagaTAAATTCAAGTAAGTATACAGTATTAGTTggatgatgagatatgtgatgagatatgaatatgtcgtataggtcactagaggtgactccgacttatatgctaaccatgattgatgagatatgtgatgagatatcaatatgtcgtataggtcactagaggtgactccgacttatatgctagccatgattgatgagatatgtaatgagatattaatatgtcgtataggtcactagaggtaactccgacttatatgctagccatgattgatgagatatgtaatgagatatcaatatgtcgtataggtcactagaggttactttgacttatatgctagccatgactaatgagatatgtgatgagatatcaatatgtcgtataggtcactagaggtgactccgacttatatgctaacCCTGATTGATGATTCATAtatcgtataggtcactagaggtgactctgacttatatgctagccgtgattgatgagatatgtgatgagatatgaatatgtcgtataggtcactagaggtgactccgacttatatgctagccatgattgatgagatatgaatatgtcgtataggtcactagaggtgactccaacttacatgctagccatgattgatgagatatgtgatgagatatgaatatgtcgtataggtcactagaggtgactctgacttacaTACTAGTATATGTAATGAATACGTGACGAGCTAGCCTCAGTGATGAAATATGGGAGGAACTAttatatgtgatgagttatggataagtcgtacaggtcatcctaggtgactccgacttgcgtactggtatgagttattaatcgcatgattatttgatattattgATGAGATGCTGTGTTGTGGTACATTATGATTTctctggaaattatacaggtgttaTAGTGAGGGATTACacattttatatgttttctattagTATTTTACTTACatggccactcacccttgtcttgtcttcaccctccaggtcTTATTAGCTGAGTTTTCTTATCACCAAAGActcgtggcgattcttagtatcaGAGActatttcgagggtacgattcttaattcacttttctgtacttgcttatgctctaacgtcacgtgtgaagtgggttcattcctgctcaccagtgcactctggtatttaggcactcttaggtttaaatttattcacaattttccacatcatcacactttatggcttcgtcactttccaggtgtcggccagcacagcttgattcggagtcctagtggacattccgggtcggggtgtgtcaggttTGGTTTTTCATTTTACTTGAATATTGTTTTTCAATCAATCAAGAATTAATCCCAAAACCACAGTGAATCGTATCGAACACGAAGGCCCAGTTCATCCTTAAAACCAAGAACTAAACCTTTACATTCATTATTGCAACTAAACAGAATGTCATCTGAATTCATACAAAATGCCATCATATAGCTCATTGAAGGTGAAATGTACACGTACAAAATGGCATCTAAATTCATAATTTCAATAACAATCATAAAATTCAACCCAAAACACAAAGATTCAAgctgagattaaaaaaaaaagcatcaatATTTGCAGCTAGAAAAGGGTCGCATGCGAGGGTGACTAGGTGAGgcgtgagtgagtgagtgaaatTCTTCCCCAAATCAATCTTCTACCTCAAATTTCTGCCAAATTAATGAGGAACTCGCAGAATTAAACAAAACTCAATTGGCCAAATCCAATGAACTTGCAAAGGAGAACAAATCTTAACGTTGAACAATTAAGGATAACTAGAGCACTTACCTCGGTGAATGGAACCGCTCAAGCGGCAAAGTCTCCACCATGGTCAATGTGACAATGAAGCACAGTAAAGCTATGGTTTTTCCAAGAAATTGGCAAGTGAGTTCCCTAgacagagagagatgagagagatggGAACGAAGAAGAGGATGAAgacatttttctctctctctctccaaaagCTTTCTCCTTCAACAAAACCTTAGCCGGCTACCTCCATCGCCGTTGGCCTTTGGCTATGGCTGGGGGTCGGTGGCAACTTCCCTCCTagccttttctctcttcctcttccccaTCATAGCCTTCTCCCCCCCCCGCCATACACGACCTTTTCCCCCTCTCGAAATCACGTCCACTTCTCTTTTCCGACCTTCACCTACCTCATATCCCCTCCCGTGCTTCTCTCCCACCATTTTATGTGCAGCATTCCTCAGATTATGCCTTGTACCCTGATTAGGGCCATGCCCTTTCAAGATTTTTTTGATTCGGCGCTGGCTTTTCTTAGTGTGGGGTAAAATCAGGCTGCAGGTAGGTTGGATCCACCTTCGTCAACTCTTTTACAGGTTGGTGTCACCTTCCTCGCCTGGTTTATATGGCTGCATTGACGTGTGCACTCAAATATGGTGGCTCGACTTGATCTGGTGGCTAGATTTGTGCAGCTTGAACCTGGTCACTCTACTGCCTGTTGTAGCTAGCCCTTTGGTGCTTGATGTGTGGATGCATGTACCTAACTTTGGCGAATTTGTAAGTGGTTTTGGCCTGAGTGCCTTGTCCCCCCCTTTGTGATGAGCGGACCAATGGATCCCTTCTCAAAGTGGTGTAGTTTTTTTTCACTCACCTTATGTGCATCATGGTGGCGTTGTTGTTTTGGCTAGATTGGTCTTCGCCTTTATGCAATGCGTTTTGTAGTCTCGTCTGTTAATAATGACTTGATGTGGTCTCACTCTATAACAAGGGCTTTATGTGACCTCGTTATTCAGCGATGACCATTGTGGCTGCCTGTATTGCTCTGTTGCGGCTATCATTTTGTGACAGTTTTGTACTAGTGGCACTTGTGTGCTTGGCAATTGTGTGTTCGTGCTTGTGGTAGTCTACTAAGGGTTTACTCTTATTTGTCTGTTTGCGCAAATTCACTCCAGATCAATTTATTGGTCACTGGAGCTATGTACCCAATGACACCCTTGcatttatttgtgttgattaataaaattgttgtaaaaaaaaaaaaaaaaaaggaggatgaAGGCAGAGGCGGAGCCACAATGGGTCAATGGGGTCGCACGACCTcttggaagccatggaaatAACCTTAGAGGTCCCTTGGAGCTGCTGGTGCGACCTCTTGGAGATGCTAgtgcgacctcttggagctgcACACCACGTGGTCGACGAAATGTCTGAAAGAAGAAGGCTTGCAggttgaagaagaaggaggcGCCCCGCGCGCGagcttttttttaaaaaacaatctgggcaaaacgacgtcgttttgggctaggtctgaaaagaaaaaaaaaaaccagcctCTCCTTCTTCATTCACAGATCCGACTCCCCCATTCCAAAACccccaattttcttttgttttctccttctccAACCCTAAGTTCCAAACTTAATCCCCCCCAAACCCTtaactccatctcctcccttgTTGCCGCCATTGAGGTGCCTTTGTGCTGCCATCGTCATCGCTGTGTGGTGGTGCCGCGCCAGTTACTCTCTTTGTATTTGCTCATTGTTATTGTGTAATTTCACAATTCAAGTAAGTTCTAAACCCTATGTatgatatatttaatttaattgaaacctaattcatatttattttgattatattggtGGTTTGattatattgtgagtttttattttcattattttgtatatgtagaatatatttaatttaatttaattgaaattcaattcatatttattttgattatattgatggtttttttatattgtgagtttttattttcattattttgtatatgtagaatatatttaatttaattgaaatccaattcatatttattttgattatattgatgatttgtttatattgtgagtttttattttcattattttgtatatgtagaatatatttaatttaattgaaatccaattcatatttattttgattatattgatggtttgtttatattgtgagtttttattttcattattttgtatatgtagaatatatttaatttaattgaaatccaattcatatttattttgattatgttgatggtttgtttatattgtgagtatttattttaaatattttgtatatgtagaattattatggaacggttttttaagagaaagtcATCATCGGGTTCGGGTAGTTCGAATAATGTTGATAGTTCAAATACTGTTGGTAGTTCAAGAACTCCAAGTTCAAGACAAAGTCAGATGGTGTTTTGGGTAATCTTCAAGCGGATCCTGGATTAAGAACTCGAATAAGAGATTATGATGCTAATATGAGAGATGAGGTGCGAAGATCATATCTACAAAAAGGACCTTGTCAACCTAGAGGTCATAATTTCCCAATAACTAATATGTCGGGAATTAATTGACGCTTCATTCCCCAATggtttgatgagtttgattgctatctctttaaaaccaattttgaaCAAGTGGGTAGTGAAGCTTTCACTAGAGATGGATTTAAGACttggaagaaagggagagaaagatttaaGATGCATGTTGAACTGGTTGGGAGTGTTCATAATAAGGCTAGGGAAGCTgctacaaatttgatgaatcaaGTTACACATATTGAAACGGCAGTGAGCAAACACTCCAACCAAGCTCATAAGTCTTATCGCACATACTTGAATGCAGCAATCAAGTGCACTAAGTTTTTATTGCGACAAGGTCTTGCTTTTCGTGGCCATGATGAAAGTGCCACTTCAAGCAATAAGGGAAATTACTTAGAGCTATTGCAATTCCTTGCAGATAATGATGATAAAGTTAGAGAAGTTGCGATGGAAAATGCTCCGGGGAATCTCAAATTACTAGCTCTTTCCATTcaaaaagaaattgtgaattcatGTGTCCTTGAAACACTTGATGCTATCATGGATGGTCTAAAAGATAGATTCTTTTCAATATTGGTGGATGAAGCACGTAATGTATCAATGAAAGAGCAAATGGCTATGGTGTTGCGTTATGTGGATGACAACGGACATGTAATTGAAAGATTTGTGGGTATCCAACATGTTACCGACACTACTTCAAGTTCACTAAAGGATGCTATTGACACATTCTTTTCTCGCAACGGTTTGAGCATTTCCACGCTACGAGGACAAGGTTGTGATGGTGCTAGCAATATGAGAGGTGAATTGAAtggccttaaaacaaagatattgagagaacaaccttgtgcatattatgttcattgctttgcttatcAACTTCAACTAGCTCTTGTTGCCGTAGCAAAGAAGAATATAGACATTGCCTCTTTTTTTTTGCAACGGCTAATAGTGTGGTTAATCATGTTGGAGCATCTTGTAAGCGGCGTGATTTACTTAGACAGCAACTTTAAGAAGAGCTTGTGATAGCTTTTGAAAATGATTGTCTTATAACGGGGCGAGActtaaatcaagaaacaagtcTCAAACGTGCCGGTGACACACGATGGAACTCACACTATGGTACCTTGATTAACATCATTTCCATGTTTTCATCCGTAGTTCATGTGCTTCAAATGGTTATTGATGATAATCACAATGAAAGTGCGGGTGAagcaaataagttaatgagagAAATACGtacttttgagtttgtgtttcACCTTTTCTTGATGAAAGTCATATTGGGACTCATAAATGATTtgtcacaagcattgcaaaggaaagatcaagaaattgtgaatgcaatggctTTAGTGAAATAATGCAAGGAAAAGCTACATTGGATGAGGAATAATGGGTTCGATGCCTTGGTTGATGAAgtatcttctttttgtgaaaaacatcatATTGATGTTCCTAACATGGAAGAGGCATTTATACTTCCAGGGAGGTCAAGGCGTAATGATCCAATAAAGACAAATCGTCATCATTATCGTGTGGAGCTCTTTATTTATGTCATTGATGAGCAAATTACGGAGTTAGAGGATCGCTTTAATGAGGTAAATACTAAGTTGCTTATTTGTTTGGCATGTTTGAGTCCGAAAGATTCATTTGTAGCTTTTGATAAACCAAAGTTACTTCGTCTTGCTCAATTTTATCCTCAAGACTTTTTGGATGAGGATCGTTTGGCACTTAAAGATCAACTTGagatttatattcattatgtgtgttccagtagtgatttctctcaattggaagGGATTAGTGATCCTgcaaaaaaatggtggagacaaggatgcatcaagtattcaattatgtatatttgctcattacattgtctttagttttaccagttgcaactacttcagtggagagagcattttctgtcatgaatattgttaagggtccacttaggaacaaaatgggagatcaatggttgagtgatagcttgcttgtttatattgagagagatatttttgcttgtattgaaaatgaagctataatgcttcgttttcaaaatatgaaacctcgtcgtggacaattatagcttgtaatattgtttccgttatgaattatgaatgaaagtactatgatttcattttcaatatgtttttccatcctaaatttttatttggacTTTTACACTAAGACCCCTTGTGGTAAGAttcctggctccgccactggATGAAGGTGCAGTTAGAGGtttgttaaatatttgaataCGTTATTGTTTAGgcctaaaataatattattgggccAAGCGAAGGTTATGTTCGGTCCAAAGCTTTTCCAAGAATACTATAGGTTGCCTAGTCAGGTCGGCCGAGTCCTATTGCAAGAAGGATTGATCTGGATAAGAGCGAATGAGCCGAGTCCTAGTATGATAATGAGTCTTATTGGAATAAGGATGCCGAGATTTGAGAAGTGAATGTGGCCAGGCAAAAAGCTTGGTTCAGGGTCCCAATAGAGGTAGGATTGGCTGAGATTTGGTTAGATTAGGATAAAGAATCCTAATTCGAGTGTAGTTCTGGTTCGGTCATGATGAGATTGGCTGCTATAAATAAGAAAGGGGTGCATCATTCGAGCTCTTAcaactcaacacacaactgccctacgcaagctctcgctctacgcgaaacctctcaacaaccttgagattttttttattttttgccgacacatctttagtttggataaacaacactgtgaaggcaaccggcgaacatcttcagtttggataaacaacactattgTCGGAGAATTAACCGACCGTgaaacatcttcaatttggataaacagcactgcgacgaggccgactggttatctatccaagtctcagtcgagaaggattttcgaatccttaggcagaggtcatcttattagccttctcaacgaagtgaggtgttacaggttaCAACATTTGACacgttgaaagccgaatttgatattgaacttcatagaactagcagccttgtctttaggctctagaacccgaaggccgagacgtgttccttcctcggccataATCGCAAGATCAGGAAGTCAACAgtgcgctcaacgcaacatcaactcatTTTACTCACCAGCTAAGCTCGATCGTcgagttagcttattaattactcggtctgcgcgccacgtaagcttggtagtttttaaggtcaacattttggcacgcccagtgggaccaagTGCTAGAACTACAAAGTTCATGCCCATCAAAACATTatcggttaaaaaaaaaaacaatcatggAAAAGTCAACGACCGACCTACCAGTTTAGAGCCCCGGACAAATTTTGTCACATGCACAAAATCCTCTAGTTACTGCGACACCAGAGGCTGCAAGTGTAACACACCGAGAAAATGAAGTTTGTCTCGGTACCCAGCCTTGTAACACAGAAATTCCCAACAAAACCGCAGGTGTCTTCATTGAAGGGATAGTGGAGGACTGTGAtgaagatggtggtg
It encodes the following:
- the LOC139190876 gene encoding uncharacterized protein, with the protein product MHVELVGSVHNKAREAATNLMNQVTHIETAVSKHSNQAHKSYRTYLNAAIKCTKFLLRQGLAFRGHDESATSSNKGNYLELLQFLADNDDKVREVAMENAPGNLKLLALSIQKEIVNSCVLETLDAIMDGLKDRFFSILVDEARNVSMKEQMAMVLRYVDDNGHVIERFVGIQHVTDTTSSSLKDAIDTFFSRNGLSISTLRGQGCDGASNMRVHVLQMVIDDNHNESAGEANKLMREIRTFEFVFHLFLMKVILGLINDLSQALQRKDQEIVNAMALVK